Proteins from one Cryptomeria japonica chromosome 4, Sugi_1.0, whole genome shotgun sequence genomic window:
- the LOC131069025 gene encoding uncharacterized protein LOC131069025, with amino-acid sequence MARKRGAWSFGTEKSSNDKAKTVLRLLQKDGALSPKQKSYCDETCVERFLKARGNNAKKAAKQLRACLTWRDSIPVEHLIADEFSAELAQGVAFVAGRDDESRPVIIVRMKQDQQKPQFQKLYTRLLVFTLEVAIASMLPGTEQCVLVFDAGYFRSGSTCLSLIMATLKILADYYPGRLAKAFVVDPPSMFNYLWKGVRPFVDFAINLHLVSSRDYDSPFIMTGFARASSLRHDYASNLGSSFRFSCKVASENVKHPSLHGLEGDRYLAYSLGPALISPLNARSFSFASPATSRYNPNGKRFGEFQSFRFEGTKNINLTPTQNITTPSRYDLPTKPSIFSPREGIASFFSGFKRDNQRSETDRKDKNLEHFQPYLKYYRLRYNEIAYRSMMKPPLGGLASIVSPELKRGPSFDLRRGY; translated from the exons ATGGCAAGAAAACGAGGTGCTTGGAGTTTTGGAACAGAGAAATCCAGTAATGACAAAGCAAAGACCGTGTTACGGCTCCTGCAAAAAGATGGAGCTTTGTCGCCGAAGCAG AAAAGTTACTGTGACGAAACTTGCGTAGAAAGATTTCTGAAAGCCCGTGGGAACAATGCAAAGAAAGCAGCAAAGCAGCTGAGGGCGTGCCTCACATGGCGGGACAGTATTCCTGTTG AGCATTTGATAGCAGATGAGTTCTCTGCAGAACTTGCACAAGGAGTAGCCTTTGTCGCCGGTCGAGATGACGAGTCTCGGCCAGTTATT ATTGTGAGAATGAAGCAGGACCAGCAAAAACCTCAGTTCCAAAAACT GTATACTCGTTTGCTGGTTTTTACACTGGAGGTTGCTATTGCATCCATGTTACCTGGAACTGAGCAATGCGTACTTGTATTTGATGCAG GTTATTTCAGATCAGGCTCTACATGTCTGAGTTTAATCATGGCAACATTAAAGATATTAGCAGACTACTACCCAGGAAGGCTAGCTAAGGCCTTTGTTGTTGATCCTCCTTCAATGTTCAACTACCTTTGGAAG GGTGTCCGGCCTTTTGTGGACTTTGCAATCAATTTACATCTAGTCTCTTCTCGAGACTATGATTCTCCTTTCATAATGACTGGATTCGCAAGAGCCTCATCCTTACGCCATGATTATGCCTCAAATTTGGGAAGCTCTTTCCGCTTCTCATGTAAAGTGGCCTCTGAAAATGTCAAGCACCCGTCTCTCCACGGCTTGGAAGGAGATCGATACCTAGCATACTCATTAGGGCCAGCATTGATTTCTCCCTTGAATGCGCGGTCATTTTCCTTTGCATCACCAGCCACTAGCAGATATAATCCCAATGGTAAAAGATTTGGGGAATTTCAAAGCTTTAGATTTGAAGGTACCAAAAACATAAACTTAACACCCACCCAAAATATTACCACTCCAAGCAGATATGACCTTCCAACTAAACCATCAATATTTTCTCCAAGGGAAGGCATCGCCTCTTTTTTCAGTGGATTCAAGAGAGACAATCAACGAAGTGAAACTGACAGAAAGGATAAAAACCTAGAGCACTTTCAACCATACTTGAAATACTACAGATTGCGTTACAATGAAATTGCATACAGATCAATGATGAAACCTCCACTTGGTGGGCTTGCATCCATTGTTTCTCCTGAACTAAAGAGAGGACCTAGTTTCGACCTCAGGCGAGGTTATTAG